AGAGATCGCGTATAGTTTGGTCTTCGCCCATTGAGTCTACCATTGAGCAAATTATTAATTTGCGCGGTAAATCTGTATGTGTCCTAGCCAGTGGCGATCCCCTTTGGTTTGGCATTGGCACTACTTTGTTAAAAAGAATTCCCATTGAGGAAATTGTAATTATTCCCTCCCCTTCCACCTTTAGTTTCATATGTGCGCGATTAGGATGGTCGCTAAATGAAGTTGAAACTCTGAGCCTGTGCGGTCGTCGCGCCTCACTTTTGCAAGCCTATATTTATCCAAATGCAAAACTTCTAATCCTTAGTTCAGATAAAGAAACTCCTCAAACTGTAGTAAAAACACTCTGCGATCGCCATTTCAGCAATAGCAAAATTACGATCTTAGAACATCTCAACGGAAGTAAAGAACGCATTATTTCTACAGTCGCTAGTCAATTTGAGAACTTGCCTGAATTAGCCGATCTTAATGCGATCGCCGTGGAATGTATTCCTAGTCCTAATGCAAAAATTCTATCGCGAATGGTAGGGCTTTCCGATGATGCTTTTTACCATGATGGACAGTTAACTAAGCAGGAAGTTAGAGCAATCACCCTATCTACGCTTGCGCCTAATGCTGGCGAATTACTCTGGGATGTCGGTGCTGGGTGCGGTTCTATCGGGATTGAATGGATGCGAAGCCATCCTCGTTGTCAAGCGATCGCTATCGAAAAATCTCGTACCCATTTCATCGCTGAAAATGCGATTGCCCTCGGCACGCCAAATCTCAAAATTATTAAGGGCAAAGCTCCTGAAGTTTTACAAGGTTTACCAACTCCTGACGCTATTTTTATCGGTGGTGGTGCGACTGTTCCCGAATTGTTTGAGACTTGCTGGGAAAATCTGCGATCGCAGGGGCGTTTGGTAGCAAATGTAGTCACCCTTGAGGGTGAGCAGAAATTATTCCAGT
This genomic stretch from Pseudanabaena galeata CCNP1313 harbors:
- the cbiE gene encoding precorrin-6y C5,15-methyltransferase (decarboxylating) subunit CbiE, which produces MTYKRWITVIGIGEDGVLGLSSVTRSLIDAAEILVGGDRHLAMLPELLEDQRSRIVWSSPIESTIEQIINLRGKSVCVLASGDPLWFGIGTTLLKRIPIEEIVIIPSPSTFSFICARLGWSLNEVETLSLCGRRASLLQAYIYPNAKLLILSSDKETPQTVVKTLCDRHFSNSKITILEHLNGSKERIISTVASQFENLPELADLNAIAVECIPSPNAKILSRMVGLSDDAFYHDGQLTKQEVRAITLSTLAPNAGELLWDVGAGCGSIGIEWMRSHPRCQAIAIEKSRTHFIAENAIALGTPNLKIIKGKAPEVLQGLPTPDAIFIGGGATVPELFETCWENLRSQGRLVANVVTLEGEQKLFQWQQKYGGTLTQISISRAEAIGSFLGWKPMRPVIQWLITKP